The sequence ACTGAAACTGTTGAAGAAGCTAAACAAGAAGTATCATCAGTTGAAGAAATGGAATTCGACTTATCTTTAGGTATAAATCAAACATCTGGTTCCCTTAATAAATTAGAAGAAGAAAGagagaaattatttaaaactgtTTCATTGtttgtataataataataataataataataataataataataataataataataataataataataataataataataataataataataataataataaaaaaaatagaaataatataaatatatataaatataattttcataaaacttacaatattaatttatatttattcatATATTtagaattgaaaatcaattaaaaatattatcagAGACAGCATTAAATGAACATCAACAAgcagaaaaagagaaattagaaAAGATGTTAAAAGAAAGAGTGAAACCATCAGTTGAAAAAATggataaagaaattgatatACTTACAAAGAAACTATTAGATTTATATCATAAGAGAGATTTATTAACACAAAAGAAAGTTTATACAGAGGATTCCGCTGAGGATGCAACAAAGATAAATACACCTGAACAAAAAGAATATATACCATTCGATACAATTTCAAAAGGTAGTGATGACGTTGTTGGTTCAACAACTCCAAAAgaagtttaaaaaaagaataacgAAAtataaaaggaaaaaaaaaaaaaaattaacaattcaATCATATATAAACTCAtacaaacaaacaacaacaacaacaacaacagcagtaAAACATCAATAATATACTTCATACAAATCTTTGGATAATTAAAAGCGcatacttttttatttttatttttttttttttttaaaaaaaagcaataacaacaataataaacctgtaaataaataaaacacaaCTGAatacaaattataaattttactttatatattatttttttttatttttctttttattttcattttacaaaaaagtaattatGAATTAGcttaagattttttaaaaataaaatcatgattaaataaataaaaagtttaaaatttttagaaactcattaaaaaaaaaggaatattttatttgtttataatttttaattatgcAAACCCACATCAAAACATATCACATCACATCACATCACACATTCAGATATTaatcttatttttattttctttatttttttattttttttattttttttttttaattttacaaaaataacCCACAAAATATCTAACATCATCCCTAATTCTATATTATTcttcaatttaataaactttttaaatcatattgaactttataataataataataataataataataataataataataataataataataataataataataataataataataataataataataataataataaatagtaaaaataataataataataaatttttttttttttaattttagaatttaatatttttataaagtttATCTTAACATAccatattttataatttaatttcaaaaagtaattacttgatttaaaattaattttttgaaatattttttttcttataacCCCTTCCATTCCACCATCTACcactattaataaaaataaaatttcaaataaacagtttattaattatttcataaaaaatgagatatttcaaataatttgataattaatACCATACATTTTAATCATTAGTATTGAATAGTGTAAAAATagtctttaaaaattttaattgaaaaaaaaaaaaaaaaaattattggtgAGAGTATGTGTGTAGGTGGGGGTGATTATATTTGTGTgggttcaattaaaattttaaattgtctagaattgaaaattgaaaccttttataaattattatttctaataaaaatactatttttaattctattttaaTAGATTTAATTGTCAACAAATGAAAAAGTGTTGCTATTAGTATTCTAAAATCACTTTATAATATTACTTCAATTAATATGGTAAACTCTTCAAACACTTTAATTGTGAGCCAGGATCTCAGTTTTTTCACCAactatattaaattaaaaattaaacttgttacttcattttataataaatctcttcctcaattaaagaaattagataatttgtaaatataaattattattttacatttaccttatataatataattacattaatttaattttttttttttttttttttaattaatagggaaatttctaaaatcttattataaaaacaaatatattattCAAAAACAGTTTCTTTAAGAAATATTtctacaaaaataaaaataaaaaattttttatatttttcattgataaaatttaaattaatttccatTCATAAATATATAACCTTACTTTTAATCATTTTGATATATATAGtcttaaaatagaaaaaaaacatttcTTGTGAGTGATTATTTTagtgttttttattaaaaaaataaaaaaataataataaaaaatttataatatattataatttattattataattatttatttttataattaaatttttattattattattttttttttttcttaatttttttttctttataaataatttgaaattaatttttttttttcctaactaaattgttaaaaaaatgaaatatattaaattaatttttattataatctgtttttatataaattatcaaagtATTAGTTCTCTTGGAAATCAAGTATCCATAAATGAAGCTCTTGTTGCTATAGGTATTCTAAAATCACTTTATAATATTGGCACaaacaattttaaagaagTTTGTGATTATAATGATTGTTTTAAATGTTCATTATATAATGTTTCAAAACTATATACTATAACTTCAATTAAAATGCAAAAAtcttgaaatatttttattgttaccCAGGATCCCAATGTTTTTAAATCCTTAACTAAATTAGTAATTGGTGAAAAAGTTCAACTAACAACTTTGTTTTATAATGAAACACTccctttattaaaaaatttaaaaaaattgtaaatatgtATTATAATTACTCAACTTTGTTATAATaacattattttaatttttttttttttttttttttttttttttttttttttttttttttttttttataattaatagaGAAATTTCAAACCAAGAACATCCTTTCCcagataaatttaatatcccAGATAAATTGTCAGGAGttcaatttaattcaatttttgtaCCATTAAGTTCAATTTGGTTTTAGGcaaatatttattcattatatGTTTATAATACATTACCTGGTTTTATATATccaaaattaacaaaaaaaatataaatttaaatataaatggaTTTATATTTGACACTCAATCATATTGATAGTAATGTACCATCattgaaattaatcaaaaatttattagGATTGGGATTTGGAATTTATAATGAAATGTCTCAAAAAGGTTACAagaatttttcaattgattcaattaatcGAGTATATAAATGTGGCATTGGagttcaatttcattaactCTGGTAATGAAGcaacaattcaaaaattcacatcacaacaatcattaatttcaaaatttaaactttGTTGGTTGGTTTTCAAAGGAATTAGTTTTACTCTTGATCCATCTAttggttatttatttaataatttttcaaagatGGATGATATATATGGTATTGATTTATATGTATAAATATATtgcttttaaaaattttttttttatgtattattaatgtaatttataatattttttatttttaaaataggaAAATAAATGGAACTTGTGATCTGGTTAATGAATGTAAAGTTACAAATTGTGTTGTACTACCTACTGTTACATCAACCTCACATAATACATTTAGAAATATTTGTTGTAAAACTACCTCGGTAACACCAGttgattatttgattgtttattaaaaaaaaaaaaaatggaatgtTTGGCTTTCCAACTCCACAATGGTAATAGCAATGTAAGAGGATTATCTTTAGCACTAAATCTGATCCCCTCccttctttaaaattaaaaaattgatcatttttatttaattttagaatttaatattttataatgtttttctttatatcacaaatatttaaaaattttaattaaattgcATCCATAAACAGTTTCATAAATCTAggatgttttaaataaattagtgTAATTATTATGAAATTATTTCGATCTATTAATTATACCATACTTTTAATCGATACAATAaacatattatttattattaaaatagtttttaaaatttggaaaaaaaaaaaataattttagtgGGGTATGTGCAGGTGAGGGTGAGATTGTATCCGTGTGAAGTGTTAATTGGggttgaattaaaatttattaccatTCACTAATATTTAAAGCCATACTTTTAATCATTATGATATATAGTCTTAAAACAATagcaaaaaaaattttagtggGGGGGTGTGATTATTTCTGTGTTTATGTGTGTAGGTCAAGGTGTGATTATTTCtgtgtaaatatttttaaaggGGTTGgatataaattatcatttatcaAGAATTATATGtcttaataaaattatattataattcatttattattatttttatataattttaattattattatttttttttaattttaattattgttgttttttttatttttattttttttttttttcctttataaataatttgaaattagttttttatttttttatttaaaattaaattttataaaaaaatgaaatatattaacctaatttttattttaatttgtttttatataaattatcaaagtATTGGTGCTGATAGAAATGAATTCCCCATAAATGAAATTCTTGCTGCTAAAAGTATTCTAAAATCActttataattttgaagCAAAAACTTTAGAagaaatttgtttttatggTTGTTTTGTATGTTCACCTATTTATGAACCAAAAACATATGGTATAACTACAATTAGAATAAACTCTACAAGATTATCTTTTGTTTCTTATGATTTCAGTATTTTTCGATATTTAtctgaattaataattgaagaaaatattcaaatacaaACCgtattttatgaaaaaacacttcctttattaaaaaatttagagcttttgtaaatataaatgataattacTCTCATTtgttataatttcattattttaattttttttttttttttttttttttttttttttttttttttttttttttctctaatTGATATAGAGAAGTTTCAAAACAAGAACAACCTTTCCCAGATAATTTTAGTCCCCCAGAAAAATTGAAAACTGttcaatttaattcaatttctgTGCCATTAAGTTCAATTTGGTTTGAGGGAGTTATTAATAGaataattgttaaaaaaacattaccTGGTTTTAAATATCCAAAactaacaaaaataaatacatatATAAATACATTGAGTTTATCACTCAATCATATTGATACAAATGTACCATCAATGGATTTATTCccaaatttagaattaataaattttcaaattcataaTGAAATGTCTCAAAAAGGTTACAAGAATTTTTCAATAGATTCAATTAATCAAGATTGGTATAAAAGAGTCAATGCAATGGAAATCCAATTCATAAACTCTGGTAAAGAAGcaacaattcaaaaattcacattacaacaatcattaatttcaagaTTTAAACTTGACTATTTACTTATAGATGGAATTGGTTTTACTGTTGATCCATCTATtggttatttaaatttttcaaagatGACTGATAAAGGTTTTGTTttgtatgtatatatatattctttttaaataatgtttttttaatatcttattaatgaaattattattattttttaaaatagacATATAGTAGGAGATTGTGatctaattaaaaaatgtaaaatttcTAATTGTGTTGTAATGCCTAATGT comes from Dictyostelium discoideum AX4 chromosome 2 chromosome, whole genome shotgun sequence and encodes:
- a CDS encoding hypothetical protein (Similar to Dictyostelium discoideum (Slime mold). Ras-related protein RabA) translates to MKYINLIFILICFYINYQSIGADRNEFPINEILAAKSILKSLYNFEAKTLEEICFYGCFVCSPIYEPKTYGITTIRINSTRLSFVSYDFSIFRYLSELIIEENIQIQTVFYEKTLPLLKNLELLEVSKQEQPFPDNFSPPEKLKTVQFNSISVPLSSIWFEGVINRIIVKKTLPGFKYPKLTKINTYINTLSLSLNHIDTNVPSMDLFPNLELINFQIHNEMSQKGYKNFSIDSINQDWYKRVNAMEIQFINSGKEATIQKFTLQQSLISRFKLDYLLIDGIGFTVDPSIGYLNFSKMTDKGFVLHIVGDCDLIKKCKISNCVVMPNVAGKKYQNEIIGPCITGR